The nucleotide sequence CAGCCACAGCTTGCTCGCGTCGATAAGCGCGGTACGCAGCCCGGCCTTGGAAAGCGAGCTTGCGCCGGGCTTTTTGGAGACGAGCTTCCATTTTTGCTTGCCCTTCTCTGCCATATCCTTCCTCCGCGTCTAGTCTAGCACGGCGGGCCGCGCCGACTGCTATAATCCGGCCTTCGGAGGCATGAATTGCACCCTTGGATTTTCACCGCGTTCGGACGCGAAATTCGCTGGTACGGGCTTGGATACGCCCTCACGCTCCTTATAGGGGCGAACCTCTCCGCATGGCTTTTGCGCAAGCGCGGCCACAACGGCGACAAGGTGTGGGACGCTATCATCTGGTTTATCCCGATCAGCTTCCTCGGCGCGCGGCTGGTATACGTCCTCACGAACCTGGACGAATACGTCGGCCAGGGCTGGGAGTGGATACGGATAGACCACGGCGGAATTTCGTTCCACGGCGGGATAGTCGCGGGCGTCCTCGTCTGCTATTTCTACTTCAAAAACAAGTCGCCCAATTTCTGGCAGGTGATGGACAGCTTCGCGGTACCGACGGCGATGGGCATCTGCTTTGTGCGCATCGGCAACTTCATGAACGGCGACATCACCGGCCACAAATGGAACGGCCCGTGGGCGATGAACTTTCCGTACGACGAGCTGCACGACAACGTGTACTTGGGGCCGGGGAACTACATCCTCGATCCGCAGATAATCCCGCGGCATCCGACCGAGATTTACGGATTCCTCGTCGGCGTGATCGTGCTTCTTGTCGTAATCGCATCCTGGAGGATGCGCAAATACGACGGATTCGTTTACTACCAGTTCATCCTCTGGTACAGCATCGTGCGCAGCGTAATCGAAGAGCCTTTCCGCGACGTCCCGCACCTGTTTTACAAATGGAGCTACGAGCCTTGGGGGATGGGCGGGATAACGACTACGCAGTGGGTTTCCATAGGCTTCGCGGCGTACGCGCTGATCGGGATGTACTGGACTCCGAGGCTGCAGGCCAGGGCCGCTTTGGGCAAAGAAGCGCGCGAGGCCGAAATCGCCGCGATGAAGGAGCGCCGCAAGGAAGGCCGCTCGCGCAAGAAGCCGCGGGGGTAGTTATCATTCCGAGTTGGATCTTTCCTTCGCACCGAAACAAATCCAAACGCACCGGGAAGCGCGGCCTTCAGGCCGCGTAAACGAAAGTCCCAGCATCCAAACCAGGAAGCGCGGCCTTCAGGCCGCGTATCTAAAACGAAGTTGCCCCTGATACAATCCCGTCGTGGAAAAATCGTTTCATCCCCATCTTACGCACATCTTCGAGGACGGGGCCGTTTATTTCGTGACATCCTCCACGGTTAACCGCCTGCCGCTGCCGCCTCCGGCGCGAAAGAAAATCCTGGAAGTAATAATCCACCCCGCCGATGGTCTTTACGAAATCTTC is from bacterium and encodes:
- the lgt gene encoding prolipoprotein diacylglyceryl transferase, with the protein product MHPWIFTAFGREIRWYGLGYALTLLIGANLSAWLLRKRGHNGDKVWDAIIWFIPISFLGARLVYVLTNLDEYVGQGWEWIRIDHGGISFHGGIVAGVLVCYFYFKNKSPNFWQVMDSFAVPTAMGICFVRIGNFMNGDITGHKWNGPWAMNFPYDELHDNVYLGPGNYILDPQIIPRHPTEIYGFLVGVIVLLVVIASWRMRKYDGFVYYQFILWYSIVRSVIEEPFRDVPHLFYKWSYEPWGMGGITTTQWVSIGFAAYALIGMYWTPRLQARAALGKEAREAEIAAMKERRKEGRSRKKPRG